The sequence GGCCACTGCCCGGCTGGCCGCGCTCCGGGTGTCCGCGAGCGACCCCCGCGGCCTGGTCCGGGTCACCCTCGACGCACAAGGCACGCTGCACGACATCCGCTTCACGGCGCGCCTCGACCACTACGATCCGGACGTCGTCTCCCGCACGATCATGGCCGCCGTCCGCGACGCCCGGCGGCGGGCGGCCGGTGACTCCGCCCTGGTGATCGAGGAGACCCTCGGCAGCGCCTCGGTCGCCGCCCGGGAACTCACCGCCCGGGTCG is a genomic window of Actinoplanes teichomyceticus ATCC 31121 containing:
- a CDS encoding YbaB/EbfC family nucleoid-associated protein; translated protein: MASDAEPLLEPGMALDRLAAWQHDIDQVVARTRAATARLAALRVSASDPRGLVRVTLDAQGTLHDIRFTARLDHYDPDVVSRTIMAAVRDARRRAAGDSALVIEETLGSASVAARELTARVAERLRTSPEDRP